Sequence from the Maribellus comscasis genome:
ATTTCTGCCGTCAATTCTTCGGTAGAGCCGATGCAAATCTCTTCGGAGCCGTCTTCTGTTCTCCAGATAGGCAGAGGTGTCCCCCAGAAGCGGGAGCGGCTCAGGTTCCAATCCACCAGATTTTCCAGCCAGTTTCCAAAGCGGCCGGTACCCGTACTTTGGGGCTTCCAATTGATGGTGTTGTTTAACTCCACCATTTTATCTTTAACAGCCGTTGTTTTTATAAACCAGGAATCCAGCGGATAATACAACACCGGTTTATCGGTACGCCAGCAATGCGGGTAGCTGTGCACATGCTTTTCAATTTTAAACGCTTTGTTCTCCTGTTTTAACATGACCGAAATATCGATGTCAACAGTCGGAGCATCTTCATCCAGTTTATCGTCGTATTCGTTTTTTACCGACCGGCCTGCAAAGTCATGGTATTTTTCAACATTCACAAAGTCTGCAACAAAATCCGGATCGAGGTTGGCTGTTGGATAGAATCTTCCCTTCCGGTCAACCAGTGCCTGGTTTTTTCCGTCGGCATCCACTACAATCAGCGGAGATATGCCATGTTGTTTTGCCACACGGTCATCATCGGCACCAAAAGTCGGAGCGATGTGTACAATCCCGGTACCGTCTTCAATGGTCACAAAATCGCCGGTGATTACCTCAAAAGCTTTTCCTTTTGGTTTTACCCACTCAATCAGTTGTTCGTACGCTACGCCGGCAAGTTCTTCACCGGAATATTCTGCCAGTAATTTGTAGGGAATATTTTTATCACCCGGTTTGTATTCATCAAAGGACAGGCCTTCGTTCTTTTTGTTAAAATACAAAGGGCATAAATCTTTTGCCAGGATAACCGTTACCGGCAACCCGGTATATGGATTAAACGATTTTACTTTTACATATTTTATAGCCGGCCCCACACAAAGCGCGGTGTTCGACGGCAGGGTCCACGGAGTAGTTGTCCAGGCAAGAAAATACAAGTCGGTATCTACTCCCTCATATAAAAACTCTGATTTCCCGTTGCGAATGGCTTTAAACTGCGCCACAGCCGTGGTATCTTTAACATCGCGGTAACACCCCGGCTGGTTAAGCTCGTGCGAACTCAAACCGGTTCCTGCCGCAGGCGAGTAGGGTTGTATGGTATAGCCCTTGTACAGCAAGCCTTTTTTATAAATATTTTTTAGCAACCACCAAACGGTTTCAATATAGCGGTTATCAAAAGTAACATAGGGGTCATCCATGTTTACCCAGTAGCCCATTATGCGGGTCAACTCTTCCCACTCACGGGTATATTTCATCACCTCTTTGCGGCAGGCGTTGTTGTACTCTTCAACCGAAATCTTTTTGCCGATATCTTCCTTGGTAATGTTCAGCGATTTTTCCACACTCAGCTCCACCGGCAAACCATGGGTATCCCATCCTGCTTTGCGGTGCACCCGAAATCCTTTCATGGTTTTGTAACGGCAGAAAATATCTTTAATGGCCCGTGCCATCACATGGTGAATACCCGGCATTCCGTTGGCCGAGGGCGGGCCTTCATAAAATACAAATGTAGGGCGCCCTTCACGTGTAGAAATACTTTTATGAAAAGTATCATCGGTTTCCCAACGTTGTAAAACTTCCTTGTTTATTTGAGATAAATCTAACTGCTTATATTCCTGAAACTTATTACGCATATAAATCGGCTTTCTATACTGATTTTTAAAAAATATGCAAATATAGGAATTTTTTCAGGGTGGTGGTTTTCTATTCCTGTTTATGTTGTTTTAACTTCAATATAAACCGATTGGTAAAAAATGTTGGCCCGGTATGCTGTGTACATTCCGCTCTGTTTTTTACAACAGTTTTAACAAAACCGGAATGGAATTAAAAAGGGCATGAATGAGTATGGAATAAATAATTCCCCGTTTGAATTTTACGCGAAGAAATCCCAGGTACAAACCCAGCAAAATCTGGTAAAAAACAATAATGGGGCTAACCAAATACTGGCCTATTGAAAGACGCTCAAAATTAGTCACATGCAAAAATCCAAAAGATAGCGAAATCAAATAGAAGACAAAAGGGAAATACCTTTTCATCTGGTTATTTACTTTTTGTTCTTGACGATTAATAAAATTCGGGATTTGAGGTAAGCCAATTATTATTAAAGATAAGGCAATTGTTAATGGAATCCCGAACAATGATTTTGTTAGCGCATAAAACAAAAGCGACAACGTAACAAAAATATTCCTGAAGAAATTCCGCAAGGGCATCCTGAAAAAAAGTTCTTCAAGGATTGGAGCAATAACAATTATGTCAACGGCATCAGCCAAAGAACGATTCGGAGATTCGGGAATTAAATCAAGAATAGACAATGGAATAAAAAGTATCGTACACACAAATATTAACAAAAAATATATGGGAATACTTTTAATCAGAAGTAAAAGCGATTGCCCCAAAGATAAAACCACCGGAGGCGCGATTTCGGGCTTTTTTAAAAAACGGAGGAATTGGCTTAGTAAATTCATAACGTATAATATATTCAGACTGTGCAAAAACTAATAGAGTATTCAAATAGGTACACATGAAAAAATGGAAGAAATGAAATCTCAAAAGGTTAAATATAGTTTTTACACAGACTCGTATATACAGGTGCTATGGATTAAATATGGATTTTTAAAGGATCTTTATAAAAAAATCAGTGTTGAGCTTAACCTCAAATGCATAAAAAGACATTTGTTAATTTACTTTTTTCATGTAGCAATATTCGAATAATCCCCTAAAAATATATTACTAAGCTTACAAAATCTATATATAGGCTCTAATAGAATCAAAGAAACCTTGGATTGCCTTATCGTAGTTGGAAATCATATACCAAATTAGCCAGATAAAAAAAATAATTATAGAAAAAAGCACAATTTTTTTGTCCTTTGGGAGATTGGATATATTCTGTAGTTTCATTTGAATAAACTATTGTTGATAAATATTGCTTTAAATAGGAGTTCAGATATATTCTAACTTTTTTCAAAAATGGGAAAAAATTATAAGTTTCCAAAATAAAAAATAAAATTTAAACTACTGATATTTAAATAAATCAGCAGGTTTAGCGACTATTGTTTACAATTCCCTATTTTAAGCTATATTTTACTTATAGGTGTTAATAAAAGCACACATAAAAATGATTGGGCATGTATTAGAATAATATTTGTATTCACTTTTGATTGACTATTAGTTTCTATTCTCTCATGCTTATTATTCTAATTAAACTTCAGAAATATAGCAATTGACATCAATTGCTATATTTCTATTTATTCACATACATATTAATCTTACTTACAATTCTTTATAAGAAGGTAAATATTAGATAATCCTCCTGTCATTTCAGAAATTGCATAATGAACACACCATTTTGCAACAGCATATGCAAAATCTCCTGTCTCTCCTCCGTTAATACTTTTAAGTTCTGAAAAAGATATTTCTTTCATATTAATATTATTTTTGAAATTATTTATTTTATAAATACGCTTTAATTGCATCTTTAGCTCCTTCAATAGCTCTGTCTCTGTTGTCATACATATAAATAGCGATAGCAATTGCTGGACCTAAGAGTATCAACGGATTGCCGCCATCAACTTCTTTCAGTCCAGCTGTACTCATTGTCGCAACTCCGGGCATTTTCAAATCTACTGTTTTTTCCATGATAGTTAATTTTGTGTTTGTAAATAATTAATTTTGAGCATTTCGCGAAAACTCACTTCTAAATTAGGTTTGTTCCGTGCACAAAAAAAGCACACAGCAACTTTTTATTTAGAAAACCACCGTCTATAGTTCGGATAGTTTCTTTTGAAATCACTTTCAGTGAAACAGATATTTCCAATTCATGTGCATTACAATAATAAAACGTCCTTCTATTCTTTGAATAAGAAATTTTAACACCAATGTCATTAATATATTCAATATCGGAATAAAGTTGTCTTCTACTGATGCCAAGCCAATTTGAAAATTCATCTGGAGTACCTGTACTCTCAGCCTTTATAAGCTGGTTCATTCTCTTTAATCTTTCCAATTGTTCTAATGCTTTCATATTTGCGGGGTTTAATCTTAAAAAATCAATTTTGCAACAATCCAAGAGGTATTTGCTTTTGCCACATATCATAGTATTTCCCATTTTGGGAATAGAGCTCATCATGAGTTCCACGCTCAATCAAATGTCCTTTTTCAAGAAGAACAATACTGTCAGCCAGAAAAACTGTACTCAACCTGTGGGCAATAACAACTACCGTTTTACCTTCTTCCTTTAGCTTTCTTATAGTTTGTTGCACGTATTGTTCGGCTTTCGAATCGAGAGATGAAGTCGCCTCATCGAATAGCAGTATATTTGAGTTACGATATAAAGCACGGGCAATAGCCAGTCGTTGTTTCTGCCCACCCGACAGGGTTGCCCCGTGCTCGCCGACAAAAGTATTAAACCCGTTGGGCAGTTTTTCAATAAAATCAGTCATACCCAGTTGTATACAAATCTCTAAAATCCGTGGCATATCGGGTTTAAACTCACCTACAGCAATATTTTCTGTTATGGTACCTGCAAAAAGATCAAGATTTTGGGGCACAATCCCCACGCGTTGTCTGAGGCTTTCGTTACTAAAGTATTTTATGTTTGTATCACCAATAAATATTGCACCGCTGTTTACCGGGTATAGTTTCTGTAGCAAAGAAGCGATAGTTGTTTTTCCAGAACCACTCTCGCCGATTATAGCTGTAATCTTTCCTTCCTCTATAGTCAGATTAAATTTTTCAAAAACATCAGTTCTGGTCCCATAACTGAATGAAACGTCCTTGAAACAAATATCTCCACACAGAACTTTACTTGCATCGACCAAGTCTTCCTCTACTTCCTGTTCCAAATCCATAATTTCAAAAAGACGATCGGCTGCAATAGAAGCATTCTGGTATGTTTTGTTCATCCCTATCAGTGAAGAAACGGGGCCTGTAAAATAACCAATAAGAGCGTAAAACGACATCAATTCTCCAGGGGTAATTTCCTGACTCAAAACAAACAAACTTCCTACCCATAACAAAACAATAGTAAAAATACGACTGGTAAATAACGATGAATTTCCTGAAAATATTGAATTTAAACCCGATTTATATGTTGAATATAACAAGTTAATAAAACGAGTTTCGGTTTTTATATTTGCATAGTCTTCAGAATTTAGCTGCTTAATGGTTTTTACGGAACTTAGAGATTCTACCAATTGTGATTCCAATTCAGCCGCCTGTTCCATAATTTTTCGTTCGCGCTTTTTATTGACAAAATTTGTAATAAAATATACACCAAGATAAAAAGGAATAACAAGTACCATAATTAAAGCCAGTTTCCAACTATAAATAAACATAAGGATAAAGGCAAAGACCACGATAAAAATATTTACAATAAAACTTATCATGGTGTCATTAATAAAAATCCTGATTTTTACCGCGTCGTTAATCCTCGAAACAATTTCGCCGGTACGCATAGTATCAAAAAAACGCTGAGGTAATTTAAACAGGTGTTTATAGTACCCTAGAATCAACTTTGCATCAATTAATTGACCAGTCTTTAAAACAAACATTGTTTGCATTGTCCCGATAAAAACCTGAAAAAACAGGAGAACAATCATTGCAACGCTCAAGAGATTTAACAAGTTTCTATTCCCATTAACTAATACGTAATCAGTTATTTTCTGAATATATATCGAAGTTGATAGCCCCAGCACTGTAAAAATGGCCGCACCCAACAATGCTTGATAAAGCGTTTTCCGATGAGGATACAATAAATACCCAAAACGTCTGAAATTGGATATCTTTTCATTACGGGCAACAAACTCTCCGGATGGAGATAGAAGAATGAGCACCCCAGTCCACTCTTTAAAAAACACACCCAACTCTTTTTTCGTCAATGTTCCTGTTCCAGGATCCATAACTTCAACAAAATTCGCTGTTGCTTTATAGACAACAACATAGTGTTGCAGCTTTTCCTGAACAATTACATGTGCAATGGCTGGAAGAGGTATCTCAGAAAGAGCCTCTGGAGATGCTTTAACACCTTTAGCAGTCATACCCATTTTCTCAGCAGCCGTGATAAGTCCCCAAGCGTTTGTTCCCTTTTTGTCGGTGCCAGCCCACTGCCTTATTTTTGAAACCGGTAATTTTAACTTGTAGTAAGCAGCTACCGATGCAAGGCATGCCGCACCGCAGTCCGTTATGTCCCGTTGTTTGATTTTGGTGGTCATTGTGTTTTATTTTTGGAGTTATTCTTTCAATTTTGGATTCAACCAATCCTCTGCTTTGTCAAATAACAGTTGAGCAAGCGTGCGTTCAGTAATCTGAAACCTTGCAGTTGTTGTCAATCCTTTTTTTAAAGTACCTTTAAATCCGTTCTTTAACAATAGGTATTGCTCATTTAAACTACACCTAACTTTAAAATATGGTTGATTATTTATGAGATAAATTTCATTTGAAATATCAATTATCTCACCTGAGGCGAACCCCCACTGACTGTAATTATATGCATCGACCTGAAAAACAACCGGCATACTATTTTTCAAATATCCGATATCCCTCGGAGGTACAAGATGCTCAGATATCAATTTATCATCCGGGCTGACAACTGCTATTCTCTGACCCGTGGTCACAAAGCTTTCTGCTTGAATTCCACTGAAATTTGTAATATAACCAGTGCAGGGAGACAGGATTGCATAGTTCCCTAATTCTTTTTGAAGTTCAATTATTTCATTTTTATATTTTTTGTTTGTGAGCTTATATTCAGTAGCCAATTGTTGCCAGTCGCTTCTGCTCTGACTTACGAAAATATTTTTCTCCTCGATTGCTTTTTGTAATTGAAATTCCTTTTCTTCTTTTTCTGTTAACGGGATAACATTTTTGTCAAATAACGTCTGCGTGCGATTAAACGACTTTTTTAAAAGATTTATCTTTAAATCATAATCTTCCAGTTTCTGCCTATATTGTGCATAAATTGACTTGTACAAACCTGTCTTTAACAAATCGCATTTAAAGGCAGACATGAATCTTAGATCAGCTTGATAATCTTCATTTTGTATAATCAGTTTATTCAGATGCTCTCCCCTCTGAATTAGCTTTTCTGCATTCATACAAATAAGTGTATCTCCTTTATGTACGAACTGGTTTTCTGCGATGTTTGTTCTGGAAATCTCTGCGACTACAGGAGATGTTATTTCAATAGACTCAGACAGCGATCGAATTAAGCCTGCACTTTGCACCGAAACTCTTGTTTCTATAAAAAACAAAGAAATAATAAATCCAACGATAAACAATGTTACCGATAAATAAATTATACGTGAAGACCTGCTAAAATTATTAAAATGATTTTCGACAGATAATTTGATAATTTCCGGAGGAAAAACTTTTTTCATGTGATTCGGTGTTAGGATCTGTTGTAGTAAATTTATAAAAAATTCTAATTAAAAAAAATAATGAGGTTTTAACACCTCTTCTCAAATCCTCAAAACCACAGATATAGTAAATTAAATATGAGTACATTACAAAGAATATACTTATTTCCCGACAACTATATAATTAAACTGATTCTAAAAAATTCTAAACTTGTAAGTAAAAAATTTTGTTTGCAAATATTTGCAACGTAAGATGCCTCCCCGTTGCTGGCTAAGACTTACAGTGACAGGTACCCACATAAATTAAAAAAAGGAGAACAAAACCGGTACAGGCGCAAAAGATGTTGTTTTAAAAATACTATTGCAGAAAGGGTTAACAGAATATTAAAAACGAGTTCTCCCCCGACCAATGTTTCTTTTCGAAGGTCCATGCGAAACGGGCAACAAAAAAAATTTGAAATATAAAACATGATTTTATATTTTTGATTCGTTGAAAATTAGTTTTAGTACATACAAAATTTCTTCTCTGAAAATCCCGACTTTTTTTGAGTAGATACTTAATCAGACAAATCCATTGTTTTCCCGGGATTGTTGTATCTGGTCGGCACCTATACAAAAACTTTATATTTAATTAAAAAACAGGAAGATATGAAAAAAATATCTTTAGCATTTTGTATGATTTTAATGATTTCATGCAAAACAAATTCAGAAAAGAATAACATTAAAACTGATTTGAAAATGAAAGATTCAAACAAACAACTGATAATCGACTTTTATTTTAAAGTATTCGGACAAGTAAACGAGCAATTTGCGGATTTGGTAATTGCCGATAATTACATTCAGCATAATCCGATGGTAAAAACAGGAAAAACTGGATTTATGGAGTTTTTAGCCATGTTAAAACAAATGCCAAAACCTGAAAACCCAAAGAAACCATTTATGCGATTTATTAGTGAAGATAATTTTGTGGCTGTTCATTCGCAAATTGAATTCATGGGAAAGGAAAATGCTGTTGTTGATTTGTATCGCATCGAAAACGGATTGATTTCAGAACATTGGGATGCTTCGCAAGAAATTGTTGATTCTATTCCTAAAGTTGCCGGAACTGTTGAGTTTGACACTCAGGAAAAGTCTTCTGTAAATAAAAAGATTGTAGCGGATTTTGTAAAACAAGTAATGATTGAAAAACAAATAAATAGAACGAAAGACTATCTTGCCGACAATCTTACAATTTCAGATTTTAGGATGGA
This genomic interval carries:
- a CDS encoding CPBP family glutamic-type intramembrane protease, whose protein sequence is MNLLSQFLRFLKKPEIAPPVVLSLGQSLLLLIKSIPIYFLLIFVCTILFIPLSILDLIPESPNRSLADAVDIIVIAPILEELFFRMPLRNFFRNIFVTLSLLFYALTKSLFGIPLTIALSLIIIGLPQIPNFINRQEQKVNNQMKRYFPFVFYLISLSFGFLHVTNFERLSIGQYLVSPIIVFYQILLGLYLGFLRVKFKRGIIYSILIHALFNSIPVLLKLL
- a CDS encoding bacteriocin, giving the protein MKEISFSELKSINGGETGDFAYAVAKWCVHYAISEMTGGLSNIYLLIKNCK
- a CDS encoding HTH domain-containing protein, with the protein product MKALEQLERLKRMNQLIKAESTGTPDEFSNWLGISRRQLYSDIEYINDIGVKISYSKNRRTFYYCNAHELEISVSLKVISKETIRTIDGGFLNKKLLCAFFVHGTNLI
- a CDS encoding peptidase domain-containing ABC transporter; this translates as MTTKIKQRDITDCGAACLASVAAYYKLKLPVSKIRQWAGTDKKGTNAWGLITAAEKMGMTAKGVKASPEALSEIPLPAIAHVIVQEKLQHYVVVYKATANFVEVMDPGTGTLTKKELGVFFKEWTGVLILLSPSGEFVARNEKISNFRRFGYLLYPHRKTLYQALLGAAIFTVLGLSTSIYIQKITDYVLVNGNRNLLNLLSVAMIVLLFFQVFIGTMQTMFVLKTGQLIDAKLILGYYKHLFKLPQRFFDTMRTGEIVSRINDAVKIRIFINDTMISFIVNIFIVVFAFILMFIYSWKLALIMVLVIPFYLGVYFITNFVNKKRERKIMEQAAELESQLVESLSSVKTIKQLNSEDYANIKTETRFINLLYSTYKSGLNSIFSGNSSLFTSRIFTIVLLWVGSLFVLSQEITPGELMSFYALIGYFTGPVSSLIGMNKTYQNASIAADRLFEIMDLEQEVEEDLVDASKVLCGDICFKDVSFSYGTRTDVFEKFNLTIEEGKITAIIGESGSGKTTIASLLQKLYPVNSGAIFIGDTNIKYFSNESLRQRVGIVPQNLDLFAGTITENIAVGEFKPDMPRILEICIQLGMTDFIEKLPNGFNTFVGEHGATLSGGQKQRLAIARALYRNSNILLFDEATSSLDSKAEQYVQQTIRKLKEEGKTVVVIAHRLSTVFLADSIVLLEKGHLIERGTHDELYSQNGKYYDMWQKQIPLGLLQN
- a CDS encoding HlyD family secretion protein yields the protein MKKVFPPEIIKLSVENHFNNFSRSSRIIYLSVTLFIVGFIISLFFIETRVSVQSAGLIRSLSESIEITSPVVAEISRTNIAENQFVHKGDTLICMNAEKLIQRGEHLNKLIIQNEDYQADLRFMSAFKCDLLKTGLYKSIYAQYRQKLEDYDLKINLLKKSFNRTQTLFDKNVIPLTEKEEKEFQLQKAIEEKNIFVSQSRSDWQQLATEYKLTNKKYKNEIIELQKELGNYAILSPCTGYITNFSGIQAESFVTTGQRIAVVSPDDKLISEHLVPPRDIGYLKNSMPVVFQVDAYNYSQWGFASGEIIDISNEIYLINNQPYFKVRCSLNEQYLLLKNGFKGTLKKGLTTTARFQITERTLAQLLFDKAEDWLNPKLKE
- a CDS encoding nuclear transport factor 2 family protein, which gives rise to MKKISLAFCMILMISCKTNSEKNNIKTDLKMKDSNKQLIIDFYFKVFGQVNEQFADLVIADNYIQHNPMVKTGKTGFMEFLAMLKQMPKPENPKKPFMRFISEDNFVAVHSQIEFMGKENAVVDLYRIENGLISEHWDASQEIVDSIPKVAGTVEFDTQEKSSVNKKIVADFVKQVMIEKQINRTKDYLADNLTISDFRMDYENFQLHRLIGEENFVLTQSEINVKGTQFARYDIYRLANQLIVEHWTVKQLIPEKMVHPNGMI